One stretch of Prinia subflava isolate CZ2003 ecotype Zambia chromosome 7, Cam_Psub_1.2, whole genome shotgun sequence DNA includes these proteins:
- the SPATA18 gene encoding mitochondria-eating protein — MTMSSNSNCCRRRFLSWIAKGLLSSAGLAGAALLAVLASPATPATPAAPASRVTPVTRASPASLASPASPVTPATPAALASPVFPATPAALASPASPATPAAPASPVTRASPASPANPASLASPVTPATPASPATPASPATPAAPASPASIDPCDPCSPCKPCIPCDPCDPCKPCDPCSPCKPCIPCDPCDPCKPCIPCDPCDPCSPCIPCDPCSPCKPCIPCDPCDPCKPCIPCDPCDPCSPCIPCDPCDPCRPCSPCKPCSPCRISVKTWSPGQCRRANASRRACLIARFNFIYAKERLDAEILLKKLICDIEMVQRTIYFAALESFRAAKKAFWKIKIGVKETLAIGHCGGPASLEIAALNYIACHKDLYDVCCSVQEVVCTMNVNPKLPCPENVDFNVINCFIREVCCLAFSMQTLCPPLDVAYGIDGEVFNRSMYYRSCDSDFTAPFVAYHVWPALMENGTVLVKGEVVTRKMVQCYRRSKLRSRSCSCGHRLLPGQMTRSRSLSTVRFKSTGC, encoded by the exons ATGACTATGAGCAGCAACTCCAACTGTTGCAGGAGGAGATTTCTATCCTGGATTGCCAAAGGTCTGCTCTCCAGTGCAG gcttggctggagctgctctccttgCCGTCCTTGCAAGCCCTGCGACCCCTGcgacccctgcagcccctgcatcCCGTGTGACCCCTGTGACCCGTGCAAGCCCTGCAAGCCTTGCAagccctgcatcccctgtgACCCCTGCGACCCCTGCAGCCCTTGCAAGCCCTGTATTCCCTGCGACCCCTGCAGCCCTTGCAAGCCCTGCATCCCCTGcgacccctgcagcccctgcatcccctgtgaCCCGTGCAAGCCCTGCAAGCCCTGCAAACCCTGCAAGCCTTGCAAGCCCTGTGACCCCTGCGACCCCTGCATCCCCTGCGACCCCTGCATCCCCTGcgacccctgcagcccctgcaagCCCTGCATCCATTGACCCCTGcgacccctgcagcccctgcaagccctgcatcccctgtgACCCCTGCGACCCGTGCAAGCCCTGcgacccctgcagcccctgcaagccctgcatcccctgtgACCCCTGCGACCCGTGCAagccctgcatcccctgtgACCCCTGcgacccctgcagcccctgcattCCCTGcgacccctgcagcccctgcaagccctgcatcccctgtgACCCCTGCGACCCGTGCAagccctgcatcccctgtgACCCCTGcgacccctgcagcccctgcattCCCTGCGACCCCTGTGACCCCTGCAGGCCTTGCAGCCCCTGcaagccctgcagcccctgcagaatTTCCGTGAAGACCTGGTCACCTGGCCAGTGCAGGCGGGCCAACGCTTCTCGTCGTGCCTGCCTCATCGCTCGCTTTAACTTCATTTATGCTAAAGAGCGCCTGGATGCAGAGATCCTTTTGAAGAAATTAATCTGTGACATAGAGATGGTGCAGAGGACAATATACTTTGCAGCTCTG GAATCTTTCCGTGCAGCAAAGAAGGCCTTCTGGAAGATCAAAATAGGCGTAAAAGAGACTTTGGCTATAGGTCACTGCGGGGGACCTGCATCACTTGAAATTGCTGCCCTGAACTATATAGCTTGCCACAAGGATCTGTATGACGTTTGTTGCAGTGTCCAA GAAGTTGTTTGCACCATGAATGTGAACCCAAAGCTTCCATGTCCAGAAAATGTTGATTTCAATGTGATCAACTGTTTCATTCGAGAGGTGTGCTGTTTGGCTTTTTCAATGCAGACGCTCTGTCCTCCTCTTGATGTTGCCTACGGTATTGATGGAGAAGTTTTCAATAGGAGCAT GTACTATCGTAGTTGTGACTCAGATTTCACAGCTCCCTTTGTGGCCTATCACGTCTGGCCTGCTCTGATGGAAAATGGTACTGTACTTGTGAAGGGAGAAGTAGTCACTAGAAAAATGGTTCAG TGTTATCGCAGAAGCAAACTTagaagcagaagctgcagctgtggcCATCGTCTCCTGCCTGGTCAA ATGACTCGAAGCCGCAGTCTTTCAACAGTGCGGTTTAAATCTACAG GGTGCTAA